Genomic window (Acidobacteriota bacterium):
GTGCGGAAGAGAGGACTCGAACCTCCACGGGGTTGCCCCCACTAGCTCCTGAGGCGAATCGGTCCGGCGACCCAGGGTGTGGTGTGTCAAGCACTTACGGGGAGGGGACCACGCGGAGACATTCTCAAGGTTCGCCAAATTTCCTCAGCATTCTTCATCCTTCCCGATCCTTCTCGCAACACTTTTCGCAACACCCCCCCATTTCCCTCTTGACAACATACGCGCTAGCGCGTATGTTGCCTCTGTCAGTGAGCGAGCCCAGTGCTGGCTGGCAGGCATCACGCCACCCGGGGCCATGCGCCCCACGGAGAGAGCCGATGCAGATCGACATCACCCGCCTCATCGACGAGGAAGTCAGCACCTGGCACGTGGCCCCGGAAGACCAGGGCCAGATCATCGAAGTCGCCTACGCGGTGGCCGGCGAGTCCGAGTTGCTGGTGATGCGCGAGACGGACCGGAGCGACGGCGCGGTCACGTACCACGTCGCGGATCTCGCCGACGTCGTCGGGCGGTTGGACCTGATCAATGAGGCGCCGCGGGTCCGCGAGGGCGCCTGGCGTCGTGTGGACGGCTGATGCCCTCCTACATGCTGCGGCAGATCCCGGACGCGCTCTGGACGCGCGTCCGGGCGTACGCCACCGCCACCGATCAGCCACTGCGCGCGGCCGTGATGGCTCTGCTCACGGCGGCGCTCGATGGCCGAGCGGCCCGGGCCGCCGGCGGCAAGACGGTCGCCGCCGCGCGGACGGCCGCCCAACGACAGGCGGCGGCCCGGCACGCCGTTACGACCAGGTGGGCCGCGCAGAAGCCTGCCGCGGACTGAGGCCTCTCACGCGCCTGGCTTCTTCACCCGCACGGCGCGGATCTGGGTCTGCGTCACGAGGTCGCGGATCGCCACGATCTTCGCGAGGCGCTCGTGCGTCCCACGCTGATGCACCGGCCGGAGGTGCGTGTAGCGCTGCGTCGTCCCGATGTCGGCATGCCCGAGCGCCTCGGCCCGCGCCTTCTCCGGCTCCCCGAGCTCGGCGAGCCAGGTCGCGACCGAATGCCGCAAGGTGTGGAAGGTGACGCCGACCGCCCGGCCGTACGTGAGGCCCGCGGCCTCCGCGGCGCCGCGCACGCCGTCCCGGATCGACCGGACCGGCCGGCCGCGGTAGGTGATGACCCACGGGCTGCGGCGCGCCCGGCGCCGGGCGTCCTCGAGGATCTCGCGGAGCTGATCGGAGATCGGGACGACCTGGGGCCGGCCCGTGCGGCCGGCGGTCTTGTGCTCGGCGACGGTCAGCCACTCGAGCCGCGGGTCGACGTGCGTGTCCCAGCGCAGCCGGAGGATGCTCGCGTACCGCAGCTTCGGGGCGAGCGCCGCGATCGCCACGGCCAGCCGCACGTGATAGCTGGCGTGGCTGACCCAGCGGCGGAGCTCCTCCACGGTGACGGTGACGTCCCGCGGCACGACGCGCTCCTGCGGCACGTCGCGGAAGGGGTTGACGGTGATGCCGGTGACGGCCCGGTACTGCGGGAGCAGCGCCGTCCGGTAGAGCCCGCGCATCGCCGAGCGGTAGTGGTTGCGCGTCTGCGCGGCGCCGCCACGCCCCGCCATCCACGTCTCGAAGTACGCGATCCACATCGGGTCGCGAATCGGGTCGGCCAGGCGCAGGTCGTGGTACGGCGCGTGCGGCTCGCGCGTCGCCGGATCGGCCGGCGCTGCGCCCCAGAACCGGAGGACCACGGCGAGCGCGGCCTCGAGTGCCTCGGGCCGGCTGAGCCGGGGCGTCACCTGCCGGAAGTGGACTTCGGCCCACTCGCTGAACCGCGGGCTCATCGCGTCCGGCGGGAGGAGGCCGGCCGCCTGGAGGCGCAGGGTGCGCCGCCGATCGGCCTCGACGGCCGCGGCCGCCTCCCGGGTCGTCAGGCCCGTGGAGCCGGCGTGACGCACCCCGCGGTAGGTGAAGTTGTAGTAGTAGACGCCGCCCCGTTTGTAGACGCTCACGATTGCTCCAGCCCTCCTGGGCCCGAGATAGCGCACCGGCGTGGCCGGCGTCTACCCGATTCTCCGCCATCATGGGGCCACGCCGCTGGGGCCGGTCCAGTGGCGTGGCCCGCTCACCGAGCCGCTAGCTGACGTGAATCGGCGTCTTGCGGCCGTTGATCGTCCGGATGACGATCGGGCGGCCGCACGCGCACTTCGACGACGTGCACACCATGGGTGCACCTCCTGTGGAAAGGAGGTCAGCCGTCCCTTGGGCGGGAAACTCTTGACGGGAGCGTTGGTACCGACTAACGTCTGGGGTTGCGCTGGCTTCCCCCGTCAGTCGGTGGTTTCGCCCACATCTCTGAGCGGTCCCACTGGCCGGACGGTAAGGCCCGAGAGGCAGGTGCCCGTTGACGCGGGCACCTGTTCTCTCACCCCGTCGCACCACCCTTCACGGTACCCACCACCAGCCTGCACGCGGCCGCAGGTCCAGGAGCTGACACCAATCCAGGCGCGACGTCCGTCACGCTCGGTCGATCAAGCGCGTGCTGAAGAGGGGGGCGAACGTGAGGTAAGGAAGCTGTTGACCGTACTGGCTGGGGCGTTTACACTCTGGGTGTAGTTCGCCAGCTGGTCCGAATCACCAGCTCAGGCCCGCCTGAGTACCAGCTCAGGTGGGCCGTCTTACGTACGAGGCGCCGGGGAGCGACGCGGTCGTTCGTCCCGCCAACCAGCAGGGCTGGTCACCGAGTTGCGGCAGTATAGCACGCCGTCACCCGGTTCTGGAGACGACATTCGCCTCGATTTCGCCTGTGGATTGACGAGAGGGCAGGCCCCGCGGCCGCAGCCGAGGGGAGATCCATTGGCGGCCGTAGCATGAAGTCCCACGCCCGGGCGAACACGTACGGAATCACGACCGTGGCGCACGCCATAGCGCCCGCGGCCGCCTGCTGCGGCGCCGATTCCGCCATCGCCATCTGCACGAGGAATCCGAGACCTGCGAGGCCCGCCACGACGAGCGTGAGGCCCCACAGTAGACGACTCACCGCACGGCTCAGAGGCGACATCGACGGCTCCTCTCTCCGAGTCTTTCCGTTACTGTTCAGCCGATCGCCGCGTCCTAGATCTCCTCCGCGCAGAACGGGAAAATCTTCATCCGCAGCCTCCGAGGTCAGCCTATTCAACCCGGAGCCCACGTGTCTCGGTCCACTGGGCCAGGCGCTTCCCGCTCTGGTAGTCGTGGATGTCGACCCATTCGACGGACGCCCCCTTGAGGCGCATGTAGCGCGCGAGCATCGATCCACGCCACGCCTTCTGCTCGACATCAATGAGCGACCACTGCCAGAGATCGACGTAGGCCCGACTCCGTTCTGGTTCGAGCCGCTTCACGAACCCTTGAGACACGAAGAGGTCGATCGCGATCTCGACCGCCTGGCGTTGCTCGGCGGAGTAAGGATCACGATCTCCTGGGTCAGGGGATGATGATGTGCTGCAGGCTCTCAGGCCGAAGAAGAGACCCCAGCCCACGGCAAGGAGGATGACCAGGAGGCATCCTCGATGAAGACCAGTTTTCGTCGGCGGGGCTTCCTG
Coding sequences:
- a CDS encoding site-specific integrase; protein product: MSVYKRGGVYYYNFTYRGVRHAGSTGLTTREAAAAVEADRRRTLRLQAAGLLPPDAMSPRFSEWAEVHFRQVTPRLSRPEALEAALAVVLRFWGAAPADPATREPHAPYHDLRLADPIRDPMWIAYFETWMAGRGGAAQTRNHYRSAMRGLYRTALLPQYRAVTGITVNPFRDVPQERVVPRDVTVTVEELRRWVSHASYHVRLAVAIAALAPKLRYASILRLRWDTHVDPRLEWLTVAEHKTAGRTGRPQVVPISDQLREILEDARRRARRSPWVITYRGRPVRSIRDGVRGAAEAAGLTYGRAVGVTFHTLRHSVATWLAELGEPEKARAEALGHADIGTTQRYTHLRPVHQRGTHERLAKIVAIRDLVTQTQIRAVRVKKPGA